A genome region from Camelina sativa cultivar DH55 chromosome 10, Cs, whole genome shotgun sequence includes the following:
- the LOC104717799 gene encoding rhodanese-like domain-containing protein 11, chloroplastic → MESLSLPVLNPLLASRSNLFRNQSSRMTSPLNNFPRGCSTSLSTVRRLRVGVVKMQAVDEDIDLKQMRDMAAAKKRWDGLLREGKVKLLTPREAGYAISLSNKPLLDVRPSSERNKAWVKGSTWVPIFDNDDNLDAGTLSKKVTSFAMGGWWSGAPTLSFNRFFLSKVEEKFPKEAELIVACQKGLRSLAACELLRNAGYENLFWVQGGLESAQDEDLVTEGVQPLKLAGIGGFSEFLGWTDQQRAQAAKEGWGYRLVYTARLFGVILAADALFVGAQQLGHYIQELRGH, encoded by the exons ATGGAGTCTTTATCTCTTCCCGTTCTAAATCCTCTATTAGCTTCTCGTTCCAATCTTTTTAGAAACCAGAGCTCGAGGATGACCTCTCCACTTAATAATTTCCCCAGAGGATGCAGCACATCCCTTTCCACTGTTCGCCGCCTT AGAGTAGGTGTTGTTAAGATGCAAGCTGTTGATGAAGATATTGATCTTAAGCAAATGAGAGACATGGCTGCTGCTAAAAAGCGTTGGGATGGTTTG ttaAGGGAAGGAAAAGTGAAGCTTCTTACACCAAGAGAAGCAGGCTATGCTATTTCTCTTTCAAACAAACCTCTTCTTGATGTCCGCCCCTCTAGCGAGCGCAACAAG GCATGGGTTAAAGGCTCCACCTGGGTTCCTATCTTCGACAATGATGACAACCTTGACGCTGGAACTCTTTCCAAAAAAGTCACCAGTTTTGCTATGG GGGGATGGTGGAGTGGTGCACCTACGTTATCTTTTAATAG GTTCTTTTTGTCAAAGGTTGAAGAGAAATTCCCAAAAGAAGCAGAGCTGATTGTTGCTTGCCAAAAAGGATTGAG ATCCTTAGCTGCTTGCGAGCTGCTTCGTAATGCAGGGTATGAGAATCTTTTCTGGGTACAAGGCGGTTTGGAATCCGCTCAAGACGAG GATCTAGTCACAGAAGGTGTTCAACCCTTGAAGCTTGCTGGGATTGGAGGTTTTTCAGAGTTCCTTGG TTGGACAGACCAGCAAAGAGCTCAAGCTGCCAAAGAAGGTTGGGGCTACCGTTTAGTATATACTGCGCGTCTG TTTGGAGTTATTCTGGCAGCCGATGCCTTGTTCGTTGGTGCTCAGCAATTAGGCCATTATATTCAGGAGTTAAGAGGCCATTAG